The following proteins are co-located in the Neomonachus schauinslandi chromosome 8, ASM220157v2, whole genome shotgun sequence genome:
- the SLC29A1 gene encoding equilibrative nucleoside transporter 1 isoform X1 encodes MTTTHQPQDRYKAVWLIFFMLGLGTLLPWNFFMTATRYFTNRLDESQNMSLVTAELSKDIQPSATPTVPSPERNLLSAVFNNVMTLCAMLPLLFFTCLNSFLHQRIPQSVRILGSLVAILLVFLITAVLVKVQLDAIPFFIITMVKIVLINSFGAILQGSLFGLAGLLPTSYTAPIMSGQGLAGIFASVAMICAIASGSELSDSAFGYFIIACGVIVLAIICYLALPRLEFYRYYQQFKLEGPGEQETKLDLISKGEETGATKEESRVPAPSSQPTNKGHSIRAILRNILVPALSVCFIFTVTIGVFPAVTAEVQSSIAGTSAWGDYFIPVSCFLTFNVFDWLGRSLTAVFTWPGKDSHWLPSLVLARMLFVPLLLLCNVQPRRHLAVVFEHDAWFIVFMAAFAFSNGYLASLCMCFGPKKVKPAEAETAGAIMAFFLSLGLALGAVFSFLCRSIV; translated from the exons GTACAAAGCCGTCTGGCTTATCTTCTTCATGCTGGGTCTGGGGACGCTACTCCCATGGAATTTTTTCATGACAGCCACTAGG TATTTCACAAACCGCCTGGACGAGTCCCAGAATATGTCCTTGGTCACTGCCGAGCTGAGCAAGGACATCCAGCCCTCAGCCACCCCCACAGTGCCCTCCCCAGAGCGGAATTTGCTCAGTGCTGTTTTCAACAATGTCATGACGTTATGTGCCATGCTGCCCCTGCTGTTCTTCACCTGCCTTAACTCTTTCCTGCATCAGAG GATCCCCCAGTCTGTTCGGATCCTGGGCAGCCTGGTAGCCATCCTGTTGGTGTTCCTGATCACTGCTGTCCTGGTGAAGGTGCAGCTGGACGCCATACCCTTCTTCATCATCACCATGGTCAAGATCGTTCTCATCAACT CGTTCGGTGCCATCCTGCAAGGCAGCCTGTTTGGTCTGGCCGGCCTCCTGCCCACCAGCTACACTGCCCCCATCATGAGTGGCCAGGGCCTGGCAGGCATCTTCGCCTCGGTGGCCATGATCTGTGCCATTGCCA GTGGCTCAGAGCTGTCAGACAGTGCCTTCGGCTACTTTATTATCGCCTGTGGGGTTATTGTTTTAGCCATCATCTGTTACCTGGCCCTGCCCCGACTG GAATTCTACCGCTACTACCAACAGTTCAAGCTTGAAgggcctggggagcaggagaCCAAGTTGGACCTCATTAGTAAAG gagaGGAGACAGGAGCAACCAAAGAGGAGTCCAGAGTTCCAGCCCCCAGCTCTCAGCCCACCAACAAAGGCCACTCAATCCGAGCCATCCTCAGAAAT ATCTTAGTCCCGGCTCTCTCTGTCTGCTTCATCTTCACGGTCACCATTGGGGTGTTTCCCGCCGTGACTGCTGAGGTCCAGTCCAGCATCGCGGGCACCAGTGCCTGGG GAGACTACTTCATTCCTGTGTCTTGTTTCTTGACTTTCAATGTCTTTGACTGGCTGGGCCGGAGCCTCACAGCTGTATTTACATGG CCCGGGAAGGACAGCCACTGGCTGCCAAGCCTGGTGCTGGCCCGGATGTTGTTTGTGCCCCTGCTGTTGCTATGTAACGTCCAGCCCCGCCGCCACCTGGCTGTGGTCTTTGAGCACGACGCCTGGTTCATCGTCTTCATGGCTGCCTTCGCCTTCTCCAACGGCTACCTCGCCAGTCTCTGCATGTGCTTCGGGCCCAA GAAAGTGAAGCCGGCTGAGGCAGAGACAGCTGGAGCCATCAtggccttctttctgtctctgggcCTGGCACTGGGGGCTGTCTTCTCCTTCCTGTGCCGGTCTATTGTGTGA
- the SLC29A1 gene encoding equilibrative nucleoside transporter 1 isoform X2 yields the protein MRKQGQDVASRCFCPQQAPEGGSSQPGKPNAAVTMTTTHQPQDRYKAVWLIFFMLGLGTLLPWNFFMTATRYFTNRLDESQNMSLVTAELSKDIQPSATPTVPSPERNLLSAVFNNVMTLCAMLPLLFFTCLNSFLHQRIPQSVRILGSLVAILLVFLITAVLVKVQLDAIPFFIITMVKIVLINSFGAILQGSLFGLAGLLPTSYTAPIMSGQGLAGIFASVAMICAIASGSELSDSAFGYFIIACGVIVLAIICYLALPRLEFYRYYQQFKLEGPGEQETKLDLISKGEETGATKEESRVPAPSSQPTNKGHSIRAILRNILVPALSVCFIFTVTIGVFPAVTAEVQSSIAGTSAWGDYFIPVSCFLTFNVFDWLGRSLTAVFTWPGKDSHWLPSLVLARMLFVPLLLLCNVQPRRHLAVVFEHDAWFIVFMAAFAFSNGYLASLCMCFGPKKVKPAEAETAGAIMAFFLSLGLALGAVFSFLCRSIV from the exons GTACAAAGCCGTCTGGCTTATCTTCTTCATGCTGGGTCTGGGGACGCTACTCCCATGGAATTTTTTCATGACAGCCACTAGG TATTTCACAAACCGCCTGGACGAGTCCCAGAATATGTCCTTGGTCACTGCCGAGCTGAGCAAGGACATCCAGCCCTCAGCCACCCCCACAGTGCCCTCCCCAGAGCGGAATTTGCTCAGTGCTGTTTTCAACAATGTCATGACGTTATGTGCCATGCTGCCCCTGCTGTTCTTCACCTGCCTTAACTCTTTCCTGCATCAGAG GATCCCCCAGTCTGTTCGGATCCTGGGCAGCCTGGTAGCCATCCTGTTGGTGTTCCTGATCACTGCTGTCCTGGTGAAGGTGCAGCTGGACGCCATACCCTTCTTCATCATCACCATGGTCAAGATCGTTCTCATCAACT CGTTCGGTGCCATCCTGCAAGGCAGCCTGTTTGGTCTGGCCGGCCTCCTGCCCACCAGCTACACTGCCCCCATCATGAGTGGCCAGGGCCTGGCAGGCATCTTCGCCTCGGTGGCCATGATCTGTGCCATTGCCA GTGGCTCAGAGCTGTCAGACAGTGCCTTCGGCTACTTTATTATCGCCTGTGGGGTTATTGTTTTAGCCATCATCTGTTACCTGGCCCTGCCCCGACTG GAATTCTACCGCTACTACCAACAGTTCAAGCTTGAAgggcctggggagcaggagaCCAAGTTGGACCTCATTAGTAAAG gagaGGAGACAGGAGCAACCAAAGAGGAGTCCAGAGTTCCAGCCCCCAGCTCTCAGCCCACCAACAAAGGCCACTCAATCCGAGCCATCCTCAGAAAT ATCTTAGTCCCGGCTCTCTCTGTCTGCTTCATCTTCACGGTCACCATTGGGGTGTTTCCCGCCGTGACTGCTGAGGTCCAGTCCAGCATCGCGGGCACCAGTGCCTGGG GAGACTACTTCATTCCTGTGTCTTGTTTCTTGACTTTCAATGTCTTTGACTGGCTGGGCCGGAGCCTCACAGCTGTATTTACATGG CCCGGGAAGGACAGCCACTGGCTGCCAAGCCTGGTGCTGGCCCGGATGTTGTTTGTGCCCCTGCTGTTGCTATGTAACGTCCAGCCCCGCCGCCACCTGGCTGTGGTCTTTGAGCACGACGCCTGGTTCATCGTCTTCATGGCTGCCTTCGCCTTCTCCAACGGCTACCTCGCCAGTCTCTGCATGTGCTTCGGGCCCAA GAAAGTGAAGCCGGCTGAGGCAGAGACAGCTGGAGCCATCAtggccttctttctgtctctgggcCTGGCACTGGGGGCTGTCTTCTCCTTCCTGTGCCGGTCTATTGTGTGA